From a single Candidatus Micrarchaeota archaeon genomic region:
- a CDS encoding beta-propeller fold lactonase family protein produces MRARFWNVLLLIAVMLIVAATALPHGQAVTLTPTNTVLDSGQTEKLMASLSGGTGAFTVNFYNVSSGTTRNSLSTLAVGWSNSTPYFSNVPYKGVVGEPCVMDASNNIYCIGGDNNNTAFYAPTSSSGIGNWISTNSYPLLKWSNGGIVGGYMGCSLYSGYIYCIGGHFTAAGSVGTNDVYYAPVLAGGGIGAWSFTSNYPANVYDLSCPTYNGYIYCVGGASTVANSIYYASVSGSGIGTWAATTPYPDVMTSGAGTKHGAIDPKCVIYNGYIYCLGGLNVDTTSNVFYAQVSSSGVGSWSITSNYPVTIYDNTCAVSGNYLICSGGKVTGVASPYSGTYFTSLSSTGVSAWLPAANYILPFYSGGCATSNSFIYCVGGGKNGFPSVTTNTTYARVLSNGIISAPIVTNTFVVSSQTNGNTFTYNIIALDTGTSTTFNSIPNTITVNQKLGTPTLSTVGIADAGQTTTFTANLPPSQTGTSPYTYNYVLSGFLTTNELYKGVSSTTNTLVVTINSLVNAANVTASVKINDSASTASTANSVTSHTYVYTAPIASISSNNPSYTTGQQENINVIITNGAGPYSANFVYSNGIVANTVSNLGQIWTLDSNSYPGDIFLQSCTPQNGYIYCVGGENGFNSDSSNSVYYSKVQSDNSVGAWSITSNYPQQLQEMPCVSTSTDVYCIGGYNVFNFYDVNSVYYSPIQPDNSLGAWQTTNSYPMLINEQSCITSNNYVYCMAGVNQSTNFVSFNDVYYSPILSDGSLGAWAATNSYPANVEGLSCVTSNSVVYCIGGDRYFSSDYGTNVVAYANVLGAGGLSAWTISPNYYPINMPFAPSCVTNTGYIYCAGGAYYGNSVKLNNAYYAKILGGGAGMGGWNATTSYPILGVDSGGLDSTATHPCVASGSYDYCVGNDATNVIYHAKMSSYGIADLANYTFTTSQSSYTFNAVVTDTGTTSPFVFSSPSNTISSGSSPSGPLTATPNPTSITNATIPIGKTSYANTVISGGTGSYKGEWTWVSTNTTEQYLGKINLLPSEPEDGALNPAGTMLYVPNYAGAGVSIINTATNTLANTILIGDYNEPFGIAFDPTGSFAYLTNSLGAISVIDTSTNTIVKTIPNACGSSHIIMNPAGTYAYCIDGSTMNVISLSTNAVTGIIPLPGGANNYFAINPSGTLLYAVTSGSNTVEVLDLSTNKLVNHIQIDGIGTTVAGNTGGVAFNPAGTLAYVTSWYTGTKNYGSANVVVIDVASNSIVNTINLGAAGYTGDIAINPAGTMLYVPLNNNGTVEVMDLATNTVVKNIPTGVINPWQIVINSAGTVGYVIGGAYGMNGTVAVMNLVTNSVAYTFPTQILGADDVVFGPSGQYAYVTSNGNDTRTGASYKSPGILNILDASSNTIAHQVFVSNNPEGVAINPAGTLAYVMSNPTSTPSAASTISVVDLGTSTVIATISTVVQGIHVEFTPNGNLAYASNGVRTDVINVATNSVINSISTGGAVAFTPDGTFGYTSDGTVINVAQNAIVNTISGFTGYYWGRSIAINPQGTFAYAVGGSGSTSYLKVVNLATNSIVNTIYAPALGGTTPWAIAISPSGVLGYITYGDNDSLGVVDLITNTPIGAPIAGQRGNIAFNPKGNYAYVVQLAGAFDNGGVMIVPAPETNVQSIPANGMLSLTVTATSSTSVGFNLGGTNYVDVPSLSPHTTFGKYFIYGSVQDTGTNALVIQTTCNLTIVSTGSVQSCGTTTTTTTTSTTTTTTTSTTATTTTVPVVSTGGGGGGTGGSCTPTVTQEPNSCVLITCFTNPQTVRFVINGQQFNITDNYITSNYTAVVVNNVCYILYPGIPQTLVSMTLGGNSTASPYCAPVSSTQTTTSATTSVTYTTTTSSSTTSTTSSSTTSTTSTVYTTSSTTLTTTSTSIPPTSSSSTTSSTTILSVSTTSIPYSYFTLTADNSSKTPAYIPDVSPFKACATIESPNGTVNPPLCVNTSRGGVTIPMLPGSKLTYLCATSYGKPGSWVEWYQWVGSTLNPGGTYARWFNSSALVPGSNITTQTGSTVMFQSTLVSFTAYIQTETSCWFGLEGICIFYNTVPKPATNPNATIANCPPTANGGTTVSTTIPATASTTIPVTGQSTVSTTAQTTVPTTPQTTVTPTTTITQKVFTTGNYLYCVSPINDSALTFYSTLSNNGISNWTQTTSMPQFKNDGGLECFSSGTYLYCMNEGIYGSNTLGNPVSFYTNLTTTGVAGWSSTTPYPTNATLQSCIVQNGYVYCVGGFSNTNAACNNCVDSPKVYYANLSGTGIGSWVRTTKYPRNVTDTTCSTSNGYIYCVGGLMDPLVGSEPGIISSLAYYAPISSSGVGAWVRTTNYPLNVSLAQCGINDSYIYCTTGQKFSVSYSASYYAPISSSGIGQWLPTTRYPVTLESATNLTSKYYDPTCYVMFGYIYCSESPLNKASNVSSYYAPLSKAGIGKWMPTAPSYYPIYYSPGNPGFRACTPATGKSAITVTTTIPSTTSSTSIATTTSVATTTSSPTTSTILTTSTPTTSLATTTIQQKTYNPMGPNFVAFTPSGNAAYVTDLYSNTVSIIDVQTNTVTGYIPVGLSPGGIAVNPQGNLAYSVNFGSGNVSVIDTATNKVIKSINVGTNPSSVAFSPSGKVAYVPNRGSGTVSVINVSTNTVTSSIGVGSAPDFVAFDPSGAIAYVTSGLNSNVIVIDVSTGSVLKKTYVPYGNLGAEPEGVAFSPSGSFAYVADMYSSQFSVISTSTDTVTKTISLYPPTTHSEFVAFNPSGTLAYLTGGGFFGNVTVVNAATDAIEYNIPVGKYPAGLAFHPSGSFAYVTNEESNTISVIEVATGKLARTIQIQ; encoded by the coding sequence ATGCGGGCTAGATTTTGGAATGTGCTGTTGCTAATTGCCGTAATGCTAATAGTCGCAGCCACGGCGCTGCCGCACGGGCAGGCGGTCACGCTTACGCCCACAAATACAGTACTTGATTCTGGCCAGACTGAAAAGCTGATGGCTTCGCTTTCAGGCGGCACAGGGGCATTCACCGTAAACTTCTACAACGTAAGCTCGGGAACCACAAGGAATTCCCTTTCAACCCTTGCCGTTGGCTGGTCGAATTCAACCCCTTACTTCTCAAACGTGCCATACAAGGGCGTGGTGGGCGAGCCATGCGTAATGGACGCGAGCAACAACATATACTGCATAGGTGGGGACAACAATAATACTGCGTTTTACGCCCCGACCAGCAGTTCAGGCATAGGCAACTGGATAAGCACCAACAGCTATCCATTGTTGAAATGGTCAAACGGGGGAATTGTCGGGGGCTACATGGGCTGCTCCCTGTACAGCGGCTACATATACTGCATAGGCGGCCATTTCACCGCCGCAGGCTCGGTAGGCACGAACGACGTCTATTATGCACCGGTCCTCGCTGGAGGCGGAATAGGTGCATGGTCATTCACGTCCAACTATCCTGCAAACGTTTACGACCTGTCATGCCCCACATACAACGGCTACATCTACTGCGTAGGAGGGGCCAGCACGGTGGCGAATTCCATTTACTATGCGAGCGTAAGCGGCTCTGGCATAGGCACGTGGGCCGCGACAACGCCATACCCGGATGTGATGACATCTGGCGCCGGAACCAAGCACGGCGCAATCGATCCTAAATGCGTGATATACAACGGCTACATCTACTGCCTTGGCGGGTTGAACGTTGATACAACTTCAAATGTGTTCTATGCACAGGTATCGTCATCCGGTGTCGGCTCTTGGTCAATTACTAGCAACTATCCTGTAACGATATACGACAACACCTGCGCCGTTTCCGGGAATTATCTTATATGCTCTGGGGGCAAGGTTACCGGAGTGGCATCCCCGTACAGCGGGACATACTTCACGTCGCTAAGCTCAACAGGGGTAAGCGCATGGCTTCCTGCGGCAAACTACATACTCCCGTTCTACTCTGGCGGCTGTGCGACGTCCAATTCCTTCATATATTGTGTCGGCGGCGGCAAAAACGGATTTCCTTCAGTTACGACAAATACCACATATGCGCGCGTACTGTCCAACGGGATAATATCTGCGCCCATCGTTACAAACACGTTCGTGGTGAGCTCCCAAACAAACGGCAACACGTTCACGTACAACATCATAGCATTGGATACCGGGACATCCACAACGTTCAACAGCATACCAAACACGATAACGGTGAACCAAAAATTGGGCACGCCAACGCTCTCAACTGTAGGCATAGCGGATGCGGGCCAGACAACAACATTCACTGCGAACCTGCCTCCTTCGCAAACAGGAACAAGCCCATACACGTATAATTACGTGTTATCGGGTTTCCTGACAACCAATGAACTGTACAAGGGGGTATCCAGCACAACAAACACCCTTGTAGTTACAATCAACTCGCTGGTAAATGCCGCGAACGTCACTGCGAGCGTCAAGATAAACGACAGCGCAAGCACCGCAAGCACCGCAAATTCTGTTACATCGCACACGTATGTGTATACCGCGCCAATCGCCTCGATAAGCTCCAACAACCCCTCATACACTACGGGCCAGCAGGAAAACATCAACGTGATAATCACTAACGGCGCAGGCCCATACTCTGCAAATTTCGTATACAGCAACGGGATAGTCGCAAACACCGTGTCAAACCTTGGCCAGATATGGACTCTTGATTCGAACAGCTATCCTGGCGATATATTTTTACAAAGCTGCACGCCGCAAAACGGCTACATCTATTGCGTAGGAGGGGAAAACGGCTTCAACTCCGATTCGTCCAACAGCGTCTACTATTCGAAGGTGCAGTCCGACAATTCAGTTGGCGCGTGGTCAATTACTAGCAATTACCCGCAGCAGCTGCAGGAGATGCCGTGCGTATCAACAAGCACAGACGTCTACTGCATAGGCGGATACAACGTATTCAATTTCTACGACGTGAACAGCGTCTACTATTCGCCGATACAGCCTGATAATTCCCTAGGCGCATGGCAGACGACGAACAGCTACCCGATGCTGATAAACGAGCAGAGCTGCATAACCTCTAACAACTACGTATACTGCATGGCAGGGGTAAACCAGTCGACCAACTTCGTATCGTTCAACGACGTTTACTACTCGCCGATATTGTCCGACGGGTCCCTTGGAGCCTGGGCAGCAACAAACAGCTACCCAGCAAACGTTGAAGGGCTTAGCTGCGTTACCTCCAATTCCGTGGTATACTGCATTGGAGGAGACCGGTATTTCAGCTCAGACTACGGAACAAATGTGGTGGCATACGCAAACGTGCTCGGGGCAGGGGGCCTGAGCGCATGGACGATAAGCCCCAACTACTACCCGATAAACATGCCGTTCGCACCATCGTGCGTTACCAATACCGGATACATCTACTGCGCAGGTGGCGCATATTACGGTAACAGCGTAAAGCTGAACAACGCTTACTATGCAAAGATACTGGGCGGCGGCGCTGGAATGGGCGGCTGGAACGCAACTACATCGTACCCGATTCTCGGGGTTGATTCAGGAGGCCTGGACTCAACCGCAACGCATCCGTGCGTCGCTTCAGGAAGCTACGACTACTGTGTAGGGAACGACGCAACGAACGTCATCTACCACGCGAAAATGTCGAGCTACGGGATCGCGGATCTGGCAAACTATACGTTTACAACTTCGCAAAGCTCATATACGTTTAATGCAGTGGTGACAGACACGGGAACCACAAGCCCATTCGTATTCAGCTCTCCGTCAAACACCATAAGCTCTGGATCATCCCCTTCAGGGCCATTGACCGCAACGCCCAACCCGACATCCATAACCAACGCAACAATACCGATTGGCAAGACCTCATACGCGAACACCGTAATAAGCGGGGGCACAGGATCATACAAAGGTGAATGGACATGGGTGAGCACAAATACAACGGAGCAGTACCTTGGCAAAATAAACCTACTTCCAAGCGAGCCGGAAGACGGTGCATTGAACCCTGCAGGCACGATGCTGTACGTGCCAAATTACGCCGGCGCAGGAGTCAGCATCATAAACACTGCAACAAACACGCTGGCCAATACAATACTTATTGGCGATTACAACGAGCCGTTCGGCATCGCTTTCGATCCTACCGGGAGCTTCGCATACCTTACAAATTCCCTGGGCGCGATAAGCGTCATTGACACATCAACAAACACAATAGTGAAGACCATACCCAATGCCTGCGGCAGCAGCCACATAATAATGAATCCTGCCGGAACATATGCGTATTGCATAGACGGCTCAACAATGAACGTGATAAGCCTGTCTACGAATGCCGTGACAGGTATTATTCCATTGCCGGGTGGCGCAAACAACTATTTTGCCATAAACCCCTCTGGGACGCTGTTATATGCTGTGACTTCTGGCTCGAATACCGTTGAAGTGCTAGACCTTTCGACCAACAAATTAGTAAACCACATACAAATAGACGGGATAGGGACTACGGTAGCGGGCAATACCGGAGGAGTTGCATTCAACCCCGCAGGAACGCTGGCTTACGTAACCTCATGGTATACTGGTACAAAGAACTACGGAAGCGCAAACGTGGTCGTGATAGACGTCGCATCCAATTCCATAGTGAATACAATAAACCTTGGCGCTGCAGGATACACCGGGGACATAGCCATAAACCCCGCAGGTACGATGCTCTACGTGCCGCTGAACAACAACGGCACCGTGGAGGTAATGGATCTTGCCACAAACACCGTTGTGAAAAACATCCCTACCGGGGTCATAAACCCCTGGCAGATCGTAATCAATTCCGCAGGAACCGTTGGGTATGTGATAGGCGGCGCATATGGCATGAACGGGACAGTGGCTGTCATGAACCTTGTCACGAATTCGGTTGCATACACGTTCCCGACCCAAATACTGGGTGCGGATGACGTGGTATTCGGGCCTTCAGGGCAGTATGCATATGTAACAAGCAACGGGAACGACACTAGAACCGGCGCCTCGTACAAATCGCCTGGAATACTTAACATACTCGATGCATCATCAAACACCATAGCGCACCAGGTATTTGTCAGCAACAACCCCGAGGGCGTAGCAATAAACCCCGCGGGAACGCTGGCTTACGTGATGAGCAACCCTACTTCTACCCCTTCAGCTGCAAGCACGATAAGCGTTGTGGATCTTGGCACTAGCACGGTAATTGCAACGATAAGCACGGTTGTACAGGGAATACACGTGGAATTCACGCCTAACGGCAATCTAGCATACGCAAGCAACGGCGTAAGGACCGACGTGATAAACGTCGCAACCAATTCCGTGATCAACTCCATAAGCACAGGAGGCGCCGTGGCATTCACCCCGGACGGCACGTTCGGGTATACCAGCGACGGCACCGTAATAAACGTGGCCCAGAATGCGATAGTGAACACGATAAGCGGCTTCACCGGATACTATTGGGGGAGGAGCATAGCAATAAACCCGCAAGGCACGTTCGCATATGCTGTCGGTGGCTCCGGCTCGACCAGCTACCTCAAGGTGGTGAATCTTGCGACGAATTCAATAGTAAACACCATCTACGCGCCCGCGCTTGGCGGAACAACTCCCTGGGCCATTGCCATATCTCCATCAGGAGTATTGGGATACATAACGTATGGCGACAACGATTCGCTTGGCGTTGTGGACCTCATTACAAATACCCCAATAGGCGCTCCGATAGCGGGGCAAAGGGGCAACATAGCGTTCAACCCCAAGGGCAATTACGCTTATGTCGTGCAACTTGCAGGGGCATTCGACAACGGCGGCGTGATGATAGTGCCGGCTCCTGAAACCAACGTCCAAAGTATTCCTGCAAACGGCATGCTCTCACTGACCGTAACAGCTACATCCAGCACCAGCGTAGGATTCAACTTAGGCGGCACTAATTATGTTGACGTGCCTTCATTATCCCCCCACACGACATTCGGCAAGTACTTCATCTATGGATCCGTACAGGACACAGGGACTAATGCATTGGTAATCCAAACAACGTGCAATCTTACAATTGTTTCTACAGGAAGCGTGCAGAGCTGCGGGACCACAACTACTACAACAACCACCTCAACGACAACCACAACAACCACGTCAACAACGGCTACTACAACCACAGTGCCCGTGGTTTCAACAGGCGGCGGAGGAGGCGGAACAGGGGGCAGCTGCACGCCAACCGTGACGCAGGAGCCGAACAGCTGCGTGCTCATAACCTGCTTCACCAACCCCCAAACAGTCAGGTTCGTAATCAACGGGCAGCAGTTCAATATAACCGACAACTACATTACCTCGAATTACACTGCCGTTGTAGTGAACAATGTGTGCTACATACTCTATCCCGGGATACCGCAAACGCTGGTCAGCATGACGCTTGGAGGAAACAGCACGGCTTCGCCGTACTGCGCACCGGTATCAAGCACGCAGACTACAACGTCCGCTACTACATCAGTTACCTACACTACAACGACATCGTCATCAACAACATCCACAACGAGCTCGTCAACAACATCCACAACCAGCACCGTATACACAACATCGTCCACAACGCTAACAACTACATCCACATCTATACCACCGACATCCTCATCGTCCACAACATCCTCCACTACCATACTGAGCGTGTCAACGACATCCATACCGTACAGCTACTTCACGCTTACGGCGGACAACAGCAGCAAAACACCTGCATATATTCCAGACGTTTCGCCGTTCAAGGCTTGCGCAACAATAGAAAGCCCCAATGGCACGGTGAACCCGCCATTATGCGTTAATACGAGCAGGGGCGGCGTGACCATTCCGATGCTTCCTGGCAGCAAGCTGACGTATCTGTGCGCGACATCTTACGGAAAGCCAGGGTCATGGGTTGAGTGGTACCAGTGGGTTGGCTCAACGCTGAACCCAGGGGGCACTTACGCCAGGTGGTTCAACAGCTCCGCGCTTGTACCCGGATCAAACATCACCACACAAACAGGATCTACAGTAATGTTCCAATCCACGCTGGTGTCGTTCACTGCATACATACAGACGGAAACCTCCTGCTGGTTTGGACTTGAAGGCATATGCATATTCTACAACACAGTTCCGAAGCCCGCGACAAACCCGAACGCCACGATAGCAAACTGCCCGCCCACGGCAAACGGCGGCACTACAGTTTCAACGACAATCCCTGCAACCGCATCGACCACAATCCCGGTCACGGGGCAGTCCACAGTATCAACCACGGCCCAAACAACGGTACCCACAACGCCGCAGACAACAGTAACCCCGACAACTACAATAACCCAGAAGGTCTTCACCACAGGAAACTACCTGTACTGTGTCTCGCCAATAAATGATTCCGCACTGACATTCTACTCAACGCTGTCAAACAACGGCATAAGCAACTGGACGCAGACGACAAGCATGCCTCAATTCAAAAATGACGGAGGCCTGGAATGCTTCTCCAGCGGCACCTATCTTTACTGCATGAACGAGGGCATATACGGGTCCAACACCCTTGGAAACCCGGTGTCCTTCTACACGAATCTTACAACAACAGGGGTGGCTGGCTGGAGCTCCACAACCCCATACCCGACAAATGCAACGCTCCAGTCCTGCATAGTGCAGAACGGATACGTATACTGCGTTGGAGGATTCAGCAACACCAATGCAGCATGCAACAACTGCGTTGATTCGCCCAAGGTGTACTACGCCAACCTATCCGGCACGGGTATAGGATCATGGGTGCGAACAACAAAATACCCGAGAAACGTTACCGATACAACGTGCTCAACCAGCAACGGCTACATATATTGCGTAGGGGGCCTGATGGACCCGCTTGTTGGAAGCGAGCCCGGCATAATATCCAGCCTGGCCTATTATGCTCCAATATCTTCAAGCGGAGTTGGCGCATGGGTGCGCACAACGAATTATCCTCTTAACGTATCGCTTGCGCAGTGCGGCATCAACGACAGCTACATATACTGCACCACAGGGCAGAAATTCAGCGTTTCATATTCGGCATCCTACTATGCACCGATATCCAGCTCGGGCATAGGCCAGTGGCTCCCGACTACGCGCTATCCGGTAACGCTGGAATCAGCAACGAACCTCACAAGCAAGTACTACGACCCGACGTGCTACGTAATGTTCGGATACATATACTGCTCGGAAAGCCCGTTGAACAAGGCATCAAACGTGAGCAGCTACTACGCCCCATTGTCAAAGGCAGGCATAGGGAAATGGATGCCGACCGCACCGTCATATTATCCAATATACTACTCGCCAGGAAACCCAGGATTCAGGGCCTGCACGCCAGCAACAGGGAAATCGGCGATTACCGTAACTACGACAATACCATCAACTACGTCCTCCACATCGATCGCAACTACAACCTCTGTCGCCACGACCACGTCATCCCCAACAACCTCAACAATACTGACAACATCGACACCAACGACTTCTTTGGCCACAACCACGATACAGCAGAAGACGTATAATCCAATGGGTCCTAACTTCGTTGCATTCACCCCATCAGGAAACGCGGCATATGTTACTGACCTATACAGCAACACCGTAAGCATAATAGACGTTCAGACAAACACAGTTACTGGATACATACCTGTGGGGCTTTCGCCCGGCGGAATAGCGGTGAATCCCCAGGGCAACCTTGCGTATTCGGTTAACTTCGGAAGCGGAAATGTAAGCGTAATAGACACCGCGACAAACAAGGTTATCAAAAGCATAAACGTGGGCACGAACCCATCGAGCGTGGCATTCAGCCCTTCAGGAAAGGTAGCATACGTGCCGAACAGGGGCAGCGGCACCGTAAGCGTAATCAACGTTTCAACGAACACGGTAACAAGCTCGATAGGCGTTGGATCTGCACCAGACTTCGTGGCATTCGACCCCTCTGGTGCCATAGCATACGTAACAAGCGGCCTTAACAGCAACGTGATCGTGATAGACGTATCTACCGGATCAGTTCTCAAGAAGACGTACGTACCTTACGGCAATCTTGGCGCTGAGCCAGAGGGCGTGGCATTCAGCCCATCAGGCTCTTTCGCATATGTTGCGGACATGTACTCTAGCCAATTTAGCGTGATAAGCACGTCGACAGACACCGTTACAAAGACGATAAGCCTGTATCCACCTACAACTCACTCAGAGTTCGTGGCATTCAATCCATCCGGAACCCTAGCGTATCTTACCGGCGGGGGATTCTTCGGAAACGTAACTGTAGTAAACGCAGCAACCGATGCAATAGAATACAACATACCTGTAGGCAAATACCCCGCGGGCCTTGCATTCCATCCTTCAGGATCATTCGCCTATGTTACTAATGAGGAAAGCAACACAATCAGTGTCATAGAAGTTGCAACTGGGAAGCTTGCGAGGACCATACAGATCCAATAA